In Halobaculum magnesiiphilum, the following proteins share a genomic window:
- a CDS encoding topoisomerase DNA-binding C4 zinc finger domain-containing protein, with translation MPETATVLAGDCTTSFETTTGDERTQRGRVVVLAKPDRTVLVHDRSGYQPVTWLTRPDTLTVEADDDGFAVTAHDSGRTLSVRSHDAGEVVELPVGAAGVPVGECPEPDCGAAMVRAGGDVVCLGCGDSYGLPSGATVRDDATCDDCGLPTMTVERGDSLDLCVDYACDSLTEAVHGVLDRRFDCPDCGRDLRVREHRGRAFLGCDGYPDCETAFSVPAGVFAGECACGLPRFETATGVRCLDGACESDRPADPDAEHGP, from the coding sequence ATGCCGGAGACCGCAACCGTCCTCGCGGGCGACTGCACGACCAGTTTCGAGACGACGACCGGCGACGAGCGCACCCAACGCGGGCGCGTGGTCGTCCTCGCCAAGCCCGACCGCACCGTCCTCGTTCACGACCGCTCGGGGTACCAGCCGGTCACGTGGCTGACCCGCCCGGACACGCTGACCGTCGAGGCCGACGACGACGGCTTCGCCGTCACGGCCCACGACTCGGGTCGGACCCTCTCGGTCCGATCGCACGACGCGGGCGAGGTGGTTGAGCTGCCGGTCGGCGCCGCCGGCGTTCCCGTCGGCGAGTGCCCCGAGCCCGACTGCGGCGCGGCGATGGTGCGCGCCGGCGGCGACGTGGTCTGTCTCGGCTGCGGCGACTCCTACGGCCTTCCGTCGGGCGCGACGGTCCGCGACGACGCGACCTGCGACGACTGCGGGCTCCCGACGATGACCGTCGAGCGCGGCGACTCCCTGGACCTGTGCGTCGACTACGCGTGCGACTCGCTGACCGAGGCCGTCCACGGCGTCCTCGACCGCCGCTTCGACTGCCCCGACTGCGGGCGCGACCTCCGGGTCCGCGAGCACCGCGGCCGGGCGTTCCTCGGCTGTGACGGCTACCCCGACTGCGAGACGGCGTTCTCGGTGCCCGCGGGCGTGTTCGCGGGCGAGTGCGCCTGCGGCCTCCCCCGGTTCGAGACCGCGACCGGCGTGCGCTGTCTCGACGGCGCCTGCGAGTCGGACCGGCCGGCCGACCCCGACGCCGAGCACGGCCCCTGA
- a CDS encoding HAD family hydrolase has translation MSESSDSDAPEAADGTDSPQATDSANTSDSSTADRPDSAPGTVQTEAGTAASVVVCFDMDGVLVDSEDYWHDAEREEILPRVLADGSRTPDLDEVTGMYYGEIYDYLAEHYEVAVDKDEFMSLYEETAESIYGERVELLDGAGEFVADLRAAGVPVALVSSSPRDWIETVLDRFDLAFDLVAPAEEFDGPGKPEPGLYEAAIRDLGGTVDRAVAIEDSANGVLAAARSGAYTIAVRDDHNRDSDLSPADEVVDRDDPAALYEAVRQSTRTIRESVSGNSGNSG, from the coding sequence ATGTCCGAATCGTCCGACAGCGACGCTCCGGAAGCGGCTGACGGGACCGACTCCCCCCAGGCCACCGACTCGGCGAACACGAGCGACTCCTCGACGGCCGACCGCCCCGACTCCGCGCCGGGAACCGTCCAGACGGAGGCGGGAACCGCCGCGTCCGTCGTCGTCTGCTTCGACATGGACGGCGTCCTCGTCGACTCCGAGGACTACTGGCACGACGCCGAGCGCGAGGAGATCCTCCCGCGCGTGCTCGCCGACGGCTCTCGGACTCCCGACCTCGACGAGGTGACGGGGATGTACTACGGCGAGATCTACGACTACCTCGCCGAGCACTACGAGGTGGCCGTCGACAAGGACGAGTTCATGTCGCTGTACGAGGAGACCGCGGAATCGATCTACGGCGAGCGCGTCGAACTGCTGGACGGCGCCGGGGAGTTCGTCGCCGACCTCCGGGCGGCGGGGGTGCCGGTCGCGCTCGTCTCGTCGTCGCCGCGCGACTGGATCGAGACGGTCCTCGACCGCTTCGACCTCGCGTTCGACCTGGTCGCGCCCGCCGAGGAGTTCGACGGTCCGGGCAAACCCGAGCCAGGGCTGTACGAGGCTGCGATCCGGGATCTGGGCGGAACGGTCGACCGCGCGGTCGCGATCGAGGACTCCGCGAACGGGGTGCTCGCGGCCGCCCGATCGGGCGCGTACACGATCGCCGTCCGCGACGACCACAACCGCGACAGCGACCTCTCGCCCGCGGACGAGGTCGTCGACCGCGACGACCCGGCGGCGCTGTACGAGGCCGTGCGTCAGTCGACGCGGACGATCCGCGAGTCAGTCTCGGGCAACAGCGGCAACTCGGGGTAG
- a CDS encoding DEAD/DEAH box helicase, with product MKVADAVPKFADAFGFEEFNRMQREALPAILERDENVVAAAPTASGKTALAELAICETLENDGTALFIAPLRALTNEKEAEWDRFEELGYSVYVVTGERDLNPRRAERADILVMTPEKTDSATRKHESARYDFINDVDCCVIDEVHLLDSDKRGAVLEVTVSRLRRICNPRVVALSATMPNVGDVAEWLDAPPETTFEFGDEYRPVDLETGVKTYTHGDNSFADKYRRLYRALDLAEPHIREEGQSLVFVSSRQDTVMAAKKARDEVGERDLEMGACGDYDFHNAAKELDNDTLRHSVVDGVAFHHAGLSKNDKDRVERWFKEGKIQLLFSTSTLAWGVNLPARCVVIRDTKYHDPLEGEVDISPLDVLQMLGRAGRPGYDDVGYGWVVCDRSDADKYRTLLREGKEIESRLAEDLDSHLNAEIALGTISGLDDVMDWLETTFYYVRAGTKPDAYDFEGIRDRVRDTLNSLVDRGFVETDERLGIEATTIGRLASKYYLRMETAERFADLADRETIDEDAVLRVVASAAEFDSASSRSSEADAVDRVLSDVETDLEGGNRKVLAILHGAVRGSVPSDLRSDAWIIKQNALRLLAALREFADAVAGPRAANLVRRVEARVEHGVKREAVGLTAIEGVGEGRAESLSAGGLTAPADVVAAGADRLVRAGLSEGVAERVLRQAEDLPNAVVEWGTIPDSIGVGENEVLEVTVRNVGGAARAGIRVTANGVEMTEKTLYLSDETTVPVGVFGARGETELRYEVEVVYPELPLLPETDSRIVRVD from the coding sequence ATGAAAGTCGCAGACGCCGTCCCGAAGTTCGCCGACGCGTTCGGGTTCGAGGAGTTCAACCGCATGCAGCGGGAGGCGCTGCCGGCCATCCTCGAACGCGACGAGAACGTCGTCGCGGCCGCGCCCACCGCCTCCGGCAAGACCGCGCTCGCGGAACTCGCGATCTGTGAGACGCTCGAGAACGACGGCACCGCCCTCTTCATCGCCCCACTCCGTGCGCTCACCAACGAGAAGGAGGCCGAGTGGGATCGCTTCGAGGAGCTGGGCTACTCCGTGTACGTCGTCACCGGCGAGCGCGACCTCAACCCCCGCCGCGCCGAGCGCGCCGACATCCTCGTGATGACGCCCGAGAAGACCGACTCGGCGACGCGCAAACACGAGTCCGCCCGCTACGACTTCATCAACGACGTGGACTGCTGTGTCATCGACGAGGTCCACCTGCTCGACTCCGACAAGCGCGGCGCCGTCCTCGAGGTGACCGTCTCGCGCCTGCGCCGCATCTGCAACCCCCGCGTCGTCGCGCTGTCGGCGACGATGCCGAACGTCGGCGACGTGGCCGAGTGGCTCGACGCGCCGCCCGAGACGACCTTCGAGTTCGGCGACGAGTACCGCCCCGTCGACCTGGAAACCGGCGTGAAGACGTACACTCACGGCGACAACTCCTTCGCGGACAAGTACCGCCGCCTGTACCGGGCGCTCGACCTCGCGGAGCCGCACATCCGCGAGGAGGGGCAGTCGCTCGTGTTCGTCTCCTCGCGGCAGGACACCGTCATGGCCGCGAAGAAGGCCCGCGACGAGGTCGGCGAGCGCGACCTCGAGATGGGCGCCTGCGGCGACTACGACTTCCACAACGCCGCGAAGGAACTCGACAACGACACGCTGCGCCACTCGGTCGTCGACGGCGTCGCGTTCCACCACGCCGGGCTCTCGAAGAACGACAAGGATCGCGTCGAGCGGTGGTTCAAGGAGGGGAAGATCCAGCTCCTCTTCTCGACCTCGACACTCGCGTGGGGCGTGAACCTCCCCGCCCGCTGTGTCGTTATCCGGGACACGAAGTATCACGACCCGCTGGAGGGCGAAGTCGACATCAGTCCGCTCGACGTGCTCCAGATGCTCGGGCGCGCCGGCCGGCCGGGGTACGACGACGTGGGGTACGGCTGGGTCGTCTGCGACCGCTCGGACGCCGACAAGTACCGGACACTGCTGCGCGAGGGCAAGGAGATCGAGTCCCGGCTCGCCGAGGATCTCGATTCGCACCTGAACGCCGAGATCGCCCTCGGCACGATCTCGGGGCTCGACGACGTGATGGACTGGCTGGAGACCACCTTCTACTACGTCCGGGCGGGGACGAAGCCCGACGCGTACGACTTCGAGGGGATCCGCGACCGCGTCCGCGACACGCTGAACTCGCTGGTCGACCGCGGCTTCGTCGAGACCGACGAGCGACTGGGGATCGAGGCGACCACGATCGGCCGGCTCGCCTCGAAGTACTACCTCCGGATGGAGACGGCCGAGCGGTTCGCCGATCTGGCCGACCGCGAGACGATCGACGAGGACGCCGTCCTGCGAGTCGTCGCCTCGGCGGCCGAGTTCGACTCCGCCTCCTCGCGCTCGTCGGAGGCCGACGCCGTCGACCGCGTGCTCTCGGACGTGGAGACGGACCTGGAGGGCGGCAACCGGAAGGTGCTCGCGATCCTCCACGGGGCCGTCCGCGGCTCGGTCCCCTCGGACCTGCGCTCGGACGCGTGGATCATCAAGCAGAACGCGCTGCGCCTGCTCGCGGCGCTGCGGGAGTTCGCCGACGCCGTCGCCGGCCCCCGGGCCGCCAACCTCGTGCGCCGGGTCGAAGCCAGGGTCGAACACGGGGTCAAGCGCGAGGCCGTCGGCCTCACCGCCATCGAGGGCGTCGGCGAGGGGCGCGCGGAGTCGCTGTCGGCGGGGGGCCTCACCGCGCCCGCCGACGTCGTTGCCGCCGGCGCCGACCGGCTCGTCCGCGCGGGGCTCTCGGAGGGCGTCGCCGAGCGCGTGCTCCGGCAGGCCGAGGACCTCCCGAACGCCGTCGTCGAGTGGGGGACGATCCCCGACTCGATCGGCGTCGGCGAGAACGAAGTGCTGGAGGTAACCGTGCGCAACGTCGGCGGGGCCGCCCGCGCCGGGATCCGCGTCACCGCCAACGGGGTCGAGATGACCGAGAAGACGCTGTACCTCAGCGACGAGACGACCGTCCCGGTGGGCGTGTTCGGCGCGCGCGGCGAGACGGAGCTGCGCTACGAGGTGGAGGTCGTCTACCCCGAGTTGCCGCTGTTGCCCGAGACTGACTCGCGGATCGTCCGCGTCGACTGA
- a CDS encoding SDR family NAD(P)-dependent oxidoreductase produces the protein MTTAVIAGVGPGLGESVARRFAAEGCEIGLLARSGDYLDDLAAALPTDAVGVATDLCDPADIAAAFDRVRDELGPVDVLVNHASAASWTGLRDTSLDAFDRAYEVGPRADFLCSQAAVRDMLDGDRPADERGGTVIFTGATTSVRGREGAAGFSMAKFGSRGLAESMARELGPEGVHVAHVVIDGGILGPEVETDTPEEYLDPDAISDSYWHLVQQDRSAWTLELDLRPHVEDF, from the coding sequence ATGACCACGGCAGTCATCGCCGGCGTGGGACCGGGACTCGGCGAGTCCGTCGCGCGCCGCTTCGCCGCCGAGGGGTGTGAGATCGGATTGCTCGCCCGCAGCGGCGACTACCTCGACGATCTGGCGGCGGCGCTCCCGACCGACGCGGTCGGCGTCGCGACCGACCTGTGTGACCCGGCCGACATCGCGGCCGCTTTCGACCGCGTCCGCGACGAGCTCGGGCCGGTTGACGTGCTCGTGAACCACGCCAGCGCCGCGTCGTGGACCGGGCTGCGGGACACCTCGCTGGACGCGTTCGACCGCGCCTACGAGGTCGGCCCCCGCGCGGACTTCCTGTGCTCGCAGGCGGCCGTCCGCGACATGCTCGACGGTGACCGACCGGCCGACGAGCGCGGCGGCACAGTCATCTTCACGGGCGCGACCACGTCCGTGCGCGGGCGCGAAGGCGCGGCCGGGTTCTCGATGGCGAAGTTCGGCTCCCGGGGGCTCGCGGAGTCGATGGCGCGGGAACTCGGGCCCGAGGGCGTCCACGTCGCCCACGTCGTGATCGACGGCGGCATCCTCGGCCCCGAGGTGGAGACCGACACCCCCGAGGAGTATCTCGATCCGGACGCGATCTCCGACAGCTACTGGCACCTCGTCCAGCAGGACCGCAGCGCGTGGACGCTGGAACTGGACCTGCGGCCGCACGTGGAGGACTTCTAA
- a CDS encoding valine--tRNA ligase encodes MPSGDYDPETTEPEWQRRWVDQETYAYDEEAATDPNTVFSIDSPPPTVSGDLHMGHLYGFTLQDFVARFERMNGETTFFPFGYDDNGIASERLTEDELDIRHQDFERREFQRKCREVCAKYEEQFTENIQGLGVSVDWNHTYQTIEPRTQRISQLSFVDLYEQGREYREKAPAIWCPECETAISQVETEDDEQDSHFHDIAFSVSGNDEEFTISTTRPELLPACVAVFVHPEDDENQHLVGESAEIPLFGHEVPILADESVDMETGSGIVMCCTFGDQNDIEWYQIHDLDLRVAIDESGHMTAVADEYEGMHSAAAGEAIVEDLDDAGALLDRRPITHTVNVHERCGTSVEFLVTEQWYIELLDKTDEYLEAGREMEWFPEKMFTRYEHWVEGLQWDWLISRQRSSGIPFPVWYCADCDEEVIADKADLPVDPLSDDPPVDACPACGHDGFEPEDDVLDTWATSSLTPLINAGWDWDEEAEEFTMEHPELYQFDMRPQGHDIISFWLFHTVVKCYEHTGEVPFDETLINGMVLDENREAMSKSKGNVVLPKEVLAEYPVDAARFWAAGSAIGDDLPYNEKGLRAGEKLLQKLWNASKLVESLVGDAREERPDLDRDGLRELDRWLLAELDDLTGTLTEQLETREFSKARDGLRGFFWHTFCDDYLEVAKTRVREAEDDDPAARYTLSVAHERFLKLFAPMLAHVTEELWQDMYAEERAGEDFDSIHLREWPEPLGVEADHEAGVAAMSVVGALRRYKSERGLPLNAELDRVEVYGEGDLAAFADDVRGVMNVAELTVLDEEPEVESVVTGIDLDYAQVGPQFGETVGDIEAALASEDYEIVDGELRVAGETLGADLFEVERERRYSGEGELLQPEDAVVIVHDDE; translated from the coding sequence ATGCCCAGTGGGGACTACGACCCGGAGACCACAGAGCCCGAGTGGCAGCGGCGCTGGGTCGACCAGGAGACGTACGCGTACGACGAGGAGGCCGCGACCGATCCGAACACCGTCTTCTCCATCGACTCCCCGCCGCCGACGGTATCCGGCGACCTCCACATGGGCCACCTGTACGGGTTCACCCTGCAGGACTTCGTCGCCCGATTCGAGCGCATGAACGGGGAGACGACGTTCTTCCCGTTCGGCTACGACGACAACGGCATCGCCTCCGAGCGGCTCACCGAGGACGAACTCGACATCCGCCATCAGGACTTCGAGCGCCGGGAGTTCCAGCGCAAGTGCCGCGAGGTGTGTGCCAAATACGAGGAGCAGTTTACCGAGAACATCCAGGGACTCGGCGTCTCGGTCGACTGGAACCACACCTACCAGACGATCGAGCCGCGCACCCAGCGCATCTCCCAGCTCTCCTTCGTCGACCTGTACGAACAGGGCCGCGAGTACCGCGAGAAGGCGCCCGCGATCTGGTGTCCCGAGTGCGAGACGGCCATCTCGCAGGTCGAGACCGAGGACGACGAGCAGGACAGCCACTTCCACGACATCGCCTTCAGCGTGTCCGGGAACGACGAGGAGTTCACCATCTCGACGACGCGTCCCGAACTCCTCCCGGCGTGTGTCGCCGTCTTCGTTCACCCCGAGGACGACGAGAACCAGCACCTCGTCGGCGAGTCCGCCGAGATCCCGCTGTTCGGCCACGAGGTCCCGATCCTCGCCGACGAGAGCGTCGACATGGAGACCGGATCGGGGATCGTCATGTGCTGTACGTTCGGCGACCAGAACGACATCGAGTGGTACCAGATCCACGACCTGGATCTGCGCGTTGCCATCGACGAGTCGGGCCACATGACCGCGGTCGCCGACGAGTACGAGGGGATGCACTCCGCGGCGGCCGGCGAGGCCATCGTCGAGGACCTCGACGACGCCGGCGCCCTGCTCGACCGCCGTCCGATCACCCACACCGTCAACGTCCACGAGCGCTGCGGCACCAGCGTCGAGTTCCTCGTCACCGAGCAGTGGTACATCGAACTGCTCGACAAGACCGACGAGTACCTGGAGGCGGGCCGCGAGATGGAGTGGTTCCCGGAGAAGATGTTCACCCGGTACGAACACTGGGTCGAGGGCCTCCAGTGGGACTGGCTCATCTCCCGGCAGCGCTCCTCGGGCATCCCGTTCCCCGTCTGGTACTGCGCCGATTGCGACGAGGAGGTCATCGCCGACAAGGCCGACCTCCCGGTCGATCCGCTGTCCGACGACCCGCCGGTCGACGCATGCCCGGCCTGCGGGCACGACGGGTTCGAACCCGAGGACGACGTGCTCGACACGTGGGCCACCTCCAGCCTGACGCCGCTGATCAACGCCGGCTGGGACTGGGACGAGGAGGCCGAGGAGTTCACCATGGAGCACCCGGAGCTGTACCAGTTCGACATGCGCCCGCAGGGCCACGACATCATCAGCTTCTGGCTGTTCCACACCGTCGTCAAGTGCTACGAGCACACGGGCGAGGTGCCGTTCGACGAGACGCTCATTAACGGGATGGTGCTCGACGAGAACCGCGAGGCGATGTCGAAATCGAAGGGGAACGTCGTCCTTCCCAAGGAGGTGCTCGCTGAGTACCCCGTCGACGCCGCGCGCTTCTGGGCCGCCGGCTCCGCCATCGGCGACGACCTCCCGTACAACGAGAAGGGGCTCCGGGCCGGCGAGAAGCTGCTCCAGAAGCTGTGGAACGCCTCCAAGCTCGTCGAGTCGCTCGTCGGCGACGCGCGCGAGGAGCGTCCCGACCTCGACCGCGACGGCCTGCGGGAACTCGACCGCTGGCTGCTCGCGGAACTGGACGACCTGACGGGGACGCTCACCGAACAGCTCGAAACCCGCGAGTTCTCGAAGGCCCGCGACGGGCTTCGCGGGTTCTTCTGGCACACCTTCTGTGACGACTACCTCGAAGTCGCGAAGACGCGCGTTCGGGAGGCCGAGGACGACGACCCCGCCGCGCGGTACACGCTTTCGGTCGCCCACGAGCGCTTCCTGAAGCTGTTCGCGCCGATGCTCGCGCACGTCACCGAGGAGCTGTGGCAGGACATGTACGCCGAGGAGCGCGCGGGAGAGGACTTCGACTCGATCCACCTGCGCGAGTGGCCCGAGCCGCTGGGCGTCGAGGCCGACCACGAGGCCGGCGTCGCCGCGATGTCCGTCGTCGGCGCGCTCCGCCGCTACAAGAGTGAGCGCGGGCTCCCGCTCAACGCCGAGCTGGACCGCGTCGAGGTGTACGGCGAGGGCGACCTCGCGGCGTTCGCCGACGACGTGCGCGGCGTGATGAACGTCGCGGAGCTCACCGTCCTCGACGAGGAGCCGGAGGTCGAGTCCGTCGTCACGGGTATCGACCTCGACTACGCGCAGGTCGGCCCGCAGTTCGGGGAGACGGTGGGCGACATCGAGGCCGCGCTCGCGAGCGAGGACTACGAGATCGTCGACGGCGAACTCCGCGTCGCCGGCGAGACGCTCGGCGCGGACCTGTTCGAGGTCGAGCGCGAGCGGCGTTACTCCGGCGAGGGAGAGCTGCTCCAGCCGGAGGACGCGGTCGTCATCGTCCACGACGACGAGTAG
- a CDS encoding quinone-dependent dihydroorotate dehydrogenase produces MRAYDLAKPALYALPAETAHETTQRLLRAVQGTPIQSFLRDRYAVGDERLETEAFGLEFPTPVGVAAGFDKNARVPRALASLGFGHVEVGGVTAERQPGNPKPRMFRLREDEAVVNRMGFNNDGADIVGDRLDREPAPDVPLGVNVGKSKSTPLEEAADDYRYTFERVGDHADYVAVNVSSPNTPGLRSLQNRDSLERILGTLSDAGADPLLVKFSPDLPEPAVEEALAVVDDLDLDGVIATNTTTDRPDSLRSPQRAERGGLSGKPIEERATNMVRFIAERTDVPVVGVGGVSDAAGAYAKIRNGASLVQLYTGLVYEGPSVARDINEGLLDLLERDGFDSVDDAVGADL; encoded by the coding sequence ATGAGGGCCTACGACCTGGCGAAGCCGGCGCTGTACGCACTCCCCGCCGAAACCGCCCACGAGACCACCCAACGACTGTTGCGCGCCGTACAGGGAACGCCGATCCAGTCGTTCCTCCGCGATCGGTACGCCGTCGGCGACGAGCGACTGGAGACGGAGGCGTTCGGCCTCGAGTTCCCGACGCCCGTCGGCGTCGCCGCCGGCTTCGACAAGAACGCCCGTGTCCCGCGTGCGCTCGCATCCCTCGGCTTCGGGCACGTCGAGGTCGGCGGCGTCACCGCCGAACGCCAGCCCGGGAACCCGAAACCACGGATGTTCCGCCTGCGCGAGGACGAGGCCGTCGTCAACCGCATGGGGTTCAACAACGACGGCGCCGACATCGTCGGCGACCGTCTCGACCGCGAACCCGCCCCCGACGTGCCGCTCGGCGTTAACGTCGGCAAGTCGAAGTCGACCCCGCTGGAGGAGGCGGCGGACGATTACCGCTACACGTTCGAGCGCGTCGGCGACCACGCCGACTACGTCGCCGTCAACGTCTCCTCGCCGAACACGCCCGGCCTGCGATCGCTACAGAACCGGGACTCCCTCGAACGGATCCTCGGAACGCTCTCGGACGCCGGCGCCGACCCGCTGCTCGTGAAGTTCTCCCCGGACCTCCCCGAACCCGCCGTCGAGGAGGCACTCGCGGTCGTCGACGACCTCGATCTCGACGGCGTCATCGCGACGAACACCACCACCGATCGACCCGACTCGCTGCGGAGCCCCCAACGGGCCGAGCGGGGCGGCCTCTCGGGCAAGCCGATCGAGGAGCGTGCGACGAACATGGTGCGGTTCATCGCCGAACGCACCGACGTGCCGGTCGTCGGCGTCGGCGGCGTCTCCGACGCCGCGGGCGCGTACGCGAAGATCAGAAACGGTGCGAGCCTCGTTCAGTTGTACACCGGCCTCGTCTACGAGGGGCCGAGCGTCGCCCGCGACATCAACGAGGGGCTGCTCGACCTGCTGGAGCGCGACGGCTTCGACTCCGTCGACGACGCGGTCGGCGCGGATCTATAG
- a CDS encoding non-histone chromosomal MC1 family protein, whose product MVREDGKRNFALREGDGTEESVFSGNTPRQAALKAARRLEPASSEDAADRVELRLREKGTDKVHIYEGWSWRESAPDNKPDWMPDEITEANVAKKGIEHLES is encoded by the coding sequence ATGGTACGTGAGGACGGTAAGCGGAACTTCGCGCTGCGCGAGGGCGACGGCACCGAGGAGAGCGTCTTCTCCGGCAACACGCCGCGACAGGCGGCCCTGAAAGCCGCTCGTCGGCTCGAGCCGGCCAGCTCCGAGGACGCCGCCGACCGCGTCGAACTCCGGCTCCGAGAGAAGGGGACGGACAAGGTCCACATCTACGAGGGATGGTCCTGGCGGGAGTCCGCGCCCGACAACAAACCCGACTGGATGCCCGATGAGATCACCGAGGCTAACGTGGCGAAGAAGGGCATCGAACACCTCGAGAGCTGA